A genome region from Anolis carolinensis isolate JA03-04 chromosome 6, rAnoCar3.1.pri, whole genome shotgun sequence includes the following:
- the LOC100565905 gene encoding 5-beta-cholestane-3-alpha,7-alpha-diol 12-alpha-hydroxylase-like, with amino-acid sequence MDFCLTVLCALLAAVLGGLYLVGAFRKRRANEPPVDKGLIPWLGHGLNFRNNIFSFLQQMHKKHGDVFTVLIAGHYYTFLIDPLSFGAVVKEVRAKLDYTPIAFELVSNVFALQSSETMHQAIETISVKHLSGDGLEVMTQAMMDSFQKVMLHDLGSREAPTPWKQDGLFHFCYNMVFRAGYFAFYGNKPGKSEKEKESALKQDLKESEEILKEFRKYDQLFFRLSYSLLSFGEKKEVESLWSYFWNTLSVKNVYQKDNISGWINDHQQLLAEIGMPEHMRDRFMFCLLSAVQGNTGPASFWLLAHLLKNPQAMEEVRKEVTAVVRDSGQEPGNAVLNVTREMLSQTPVLDSTVKEVLRMRAAPMVTRAVLEDMQLKMNDGRVYALRKGDRVAIFPYLTHMDPEIHPQPLVFKHDRFLTTDGNKKEFFKNGKKVKYATMPWGAGVSVCRGRFLAVNEIKLFAFLMVTCFEMELVNPEDKIPPIEKRRYGFSIMHPTHDIQFRYRLRY; translated from the coding sequence ATGGATTTCTGTCTGACGGTCCTATGTGCCCTCCTGGCAGCCGTCCTAGGGGGGCTCTACCTGGTGGGAGCATTCCGCAAGCGGAGAGCCAACGAGCCCCCAGTGGATAAAGGCCTCATTCCCTGGCTAGGGCATGGCTTGAACTTCAGGAACAACATTTTCAGTTTCCTGCAGCAGATGCACAAGAAACACGGCGACGTTTTCACTGTATTGATCGCTGGACACTACTATACCTTTCTGATAGACCCACTGTCTTTTGGGGCCGTGGTGAAAGAAGTAAGAGCCAAGCTGGATTATACCCCCATTGCCTTTGAACTTGTCAGTAATGTGTTTGCCCTCCAGTCTTCTGAAACGATGCATCAGGCAATAGAGACAATTAGTGTCAAGCACCTTTCAGGAGATGGGTTGGAGGTGATGACGCAAGCCATGATGGACAGCTTTCAGAAGGTGATGCTTCATGACCTGGGCTCTAGAGAAGCCCCGACGCCCTGGAAACAAGACGGGTTGTTCCACTTCTGCTATAATATGGTTTTCAGGGCTGGATATTTCGCTTTTTATGGAAACAAGCCCGGTAAAAgcgagaaggagaaagaaagtgcCTTGAAACAGGACCTCAAGGAGTCTGAAGAAATCTTAAAGGAATTCCGCAAGTACGACCAGCTTTTCTTCCGCTTATCTTATTCATTATTgtcttttggagaaaaaaaagaagttgAGAGTCTCTGGAGCTACTTCTGGAACACCCTCTCGGTGAAGAATGTCTACCAGAAAGACAACATCAGTGGCTGGATCAATGACCATCAGCAGCTGCTTGCTGAGATTGGCATGCCCGAGCACATGCGGGATCGGTTTATGTTTTGCCTCCTCTCCGCGGTTCAAGGCAACACGGGTCCGGCTTCCTTCTGGCTCCTTGCACACCTTCTAAAGAACCCCCAGGCCATGGAGGAGGTGAGGAAAGAAGTGACCGCAGTGGTGAGAGATTCTGGCCAGGAGCCGGGCAACGCAGTGCTGAATGTGACCCGGGAGATGTTAAGCCAAACCCCAGTCTTGGACAGTACCGTGAAAGAGGTCTTAAGGATGAGAGCGGCTCCGATGGTGACCCGGGCTGTGCTGGAAGACATGCAGCTCAAGATGAATGATGGAAGGGTGTACGCTTTGCGCAAAGGGGACAGGGTCGCCATTTTCCCCTATTTGACCCACATGGACCCAGAAATCCACCCCCAGCCCCTTGTTTTCAAGCATGACCGCTTTCTCACCACGGATGGCAACAAAAAGGAATTCTTTAAGAATGGGAAAAAGGTGAAATATGCCACCATGCCATGGGGGGCAGGGGTCTCCGTTTGCCGGGGGCGTTTCTTGGCAGTCAATGAGATCAAGCTCTTTGCCTTCCTCATGGTCACTTGTTTTGAGATGGAGCTGGTGAACCCAGAAGACAAAATTCCTCCAATAGAGAAAAGACGTTATGGGTTTAGCATCATGCATCCCACGCATGATATCCAGTTCAGGTATCGGTTGCGCTATTGA